One Micromonospora sp. FIMYZ51 genomic window carries:
- a CDS encoding DUF1501 domain-containing protein: MTMDPWTRRRFLRASGVAAGAAIAAGAGGIGLAELLRTGADAPADAPQTNKLVLVTLYGGNDGLNTVVPYTDPAYHSARPELAYAPEKVLHLDDTLGLNPTLPGLRRLWDEKQLAVVLGVGYPMPDRSHFRSMDIWQTASPQAAVPTGWVGRWLDGTKAAPEAAVSFEPVLPPVLAGETRAGACVGVGGLDLPPGVSVESVAALGEVAEGEPEMQARAAGTYRDLLRVERLVRGAEQHHAAGPGGAAEELPTTGPGSRSVLETQLALVASCVEAGVPTQVYSVSLDGFDTHAHALVGQESLLRRLDRALSAFLDRMARTEAGRRVTVVVYSEFGRRVRANASQGTDHGTAGPVFVLGPQVDGGFFGEQPSLTDLDDGDLKATVDFRDVFGAVLASVLHADPDRYLGAGYRSTPLPLFRTD, from the coding sequence ATGACCATGGACCCATGGACCCGACGACGGTTCCTCCGCGCCTCAGGCGTCGCTGCCGGGGCGGCGATCGCGGCGGGAGCGGGTGGGATCGGGCTGGCCGAGCTGTTGCGGACCGGGGCGGACGCCCCGGCCGATGCACCGCAAACCAACAAGCTCGTGCTGGTGACGCTCTACGGCGGCAACGACGGGCTGAACACCGTCGTCCCGTACACCGACCCCGCCTACCACAGCGCCCGCCCGGAGTTGGCGTACGCCCCCGAGAAGGTGCTGCACCTCGACGACACCCTCGGCCTGAACCCGACCCTTCCTGGCCTGCGGCGGCTGTGGGACGAGAAGCAACTGGCAGTGGTGTTGGGGGTGGGCTACCCGATGCCCGACCGCAGTCACTTCCGATCCATGGACATCTGGCAGACGGCCTCACCGCAGGCGGCGGTGCCGACCGGTTGGGTGGGTCGGTGGCTGGACGGCACGAAGGCCGCCCCGGAGGCGGCGGTCAGCTTCGAACCGGTGCTGCCGCCGGTGCTGGCGGGGGAGACCCGCGCCGGGGCCTGTGTCGGCGTCGGCGGACTCGACCTGCCACCGGGCGTCAGCGTCGAATCGGTCGCGGCGCTCGGGGAGGTGGCGGAGGGCGAGCCCGAGATGCAGGCGCGGGCGGCCGGCACGTACCGGGATCTGCTGCGGGTGGAGCGGCTCGTACGCGGCGCCGAACAGCACCACGCTGCCGGGCCGGGCGGCGCGGCGGAGGAGCTACCGACGACCGGGCCGGGCAGCCGGAGCGTGCTGGAGACACAGTTGGCGCTCGTGGCCAGCTGCGTCGAGGCCGGCGTGCCCACCCAGGTCTACTCGGTAAGTCTGGACGGCTTCGACACGCACGCGCACGCTCTGGTCGGGCAGGAGAGCCTGCTCCGCCGGCTCGACCGCGCCCTGTCGGCGTTTCTCGACCGGATGGCGCGCACGGAGGCCGGTCGCCGGGTCACCGTGGTGGTGTACAGCGAGTTCGGCCGACGGGTGCGGGCGAACGCCTCGCAGGGCACCGACCACGGTACGGCGGGGCCGGTGTTCGTTCTGGGCCCGCAGGTCGACGGCGGCTTCTTCGGTGAGCAGCCGAGCCTGACCGACCTGGACGACGGCGATCTCAAGGCGACGGTGGACTTTCGGGATGTGTTCGGCGCCGTGCTGGCCTCGGTGCTGCACGCCGACCCCGACCGATACCTCGGCGCGGGGTACCGGTCGACGCCCCTGCCGTTGTTCCGTACGGACTGA
- a CDS encoding sugar transferase, translating to MLTLPVDILALLTPLALSQTYWRGTLANAALTVLVFAAGGLYQPRRHVSILDELPALCGRLLASAAVVAIIAAERHASVSYVGGFMRGVALSAGLVILGRAFSRALTIQVRRWRWVEHNAIIIGSGPLGLELARLLRRYPQYGLRFVGCVDVPSRQETAALPLSGSLDDLEHLVRLLDCEVLIIADPACAEIPLTEALLRPRSSRCDLWAVPRPWGYRSHGGYPDHIGAIPIAKIDDLTFSGPRWIIKRASDILFAAAALILLSPILLLCALATFVEGGWGIFFHQERIGRYGKPFKVIKFRSMRPDSEQESQTNWSIAHDRRVGPIGRFMRRTSLDELPQLWNILRGDMSVVGPRPERPHFVEQFSATYPNYAMRHRVPVGLTGLAQVSGLRGDTPISDRARFDNYYIENWSLWLDIKVMLRTVAEVFRGGGR from the coding sequence ATGCTGACGCTGCCCGTCGACATCCTTGCGCTGCTCACCCCGCTGGCGCTGAGCCAGACCTATTGGCGCGGGACGCTGGCCAATGCCGCACTCACGGTGCTCGTCTTCGCGGCCGGTGGGCTCTACCAGCCGCGCCGACACGTGAGCATCCTCGACGAGTTGCCGGCCCTCTGTGGACGGCTGCTCGCCTCGGCTGCGGTGGTGGCCATCATCGCGGCCGAACGGCATGCCTCGGTGTCGTACGTCGGCGGTTTCATGCGTGGCGTCGCACTCTCGGCCGGGCTGGTCATCCTCGGTCGCGCGTTCAGTCGCGCGTTGACCATCCAGGTGCGCCGGTGGCGGTGGGTGGAGCACAACGCGATCATCATCGGCAGCGGTCCGCTCGGGCTCGAACTGGCCCGACTGCTGCGCCGCTACCCGCAGTACGGCCTGCGTTTCGTCGGTTGTGTGGACGTACCGTCCCGCCAGGAAACGGCCGCGCTGCCGCTCAGCGGCAGCCTGGACGATCTCGAACATCTCGTGCGGTTGCTGGACTGCGAGGTTCTGATCATCGCAGACCCGGCCTGTGCCGAGATCCCACTCACCGAGGCGCTGCTGCGACCGCGCAGCTCCCGGTGCGACCTCTGGGCGGTGCCGCGACCGTGGGGCTACCGCTCGCACGGCGGATATCCGGACCACATCGGCGCCATCCCGATTGCCAAGATCGACGACCTCACCTTTTCGGGTCCCCGGTGGATCATCAAACGCGCCTCGGACATCCTGTTCGCCGCCGCCGCGCTGATCCTGCTGAGTCCGATCCTGCTGCTCTGCGCCCTCGCCACCTTCGTCGAGGGCGGCTGGGGCATCTTCTTCCACCAGGAGCGGATCGGCCGCTACGGCAAACCGTTCAAGGTCATCAAGTTCCGATCGATGCGCCCGGACAGCGAGCAGGAGTCCCAGACGAACTGGTCCATCGCGCACGACCGCCGCGTCGGTCCGATCGGCCGGTTCATGCGTCGCACCTCACTGGACGAACTACCCCAGCTGTGGAACATCCTGCGGGGTGACATGAGCGTGGTCGGCCCGCGCCCGGAACGCCCGCACTTCGTCGAGCAGTTCTCGGCCACGTACCCGAACTACGCCATGCGGCACCGGGTGCCCGTGGGTCTGACGGGCCTTGCGCAGGTCAGTGGCTTACGTGGGGACACCCCGATCTCCGACCGGGCCCGTTTCGACAACTACTACATCGAGAACTGGTCGCTCTGGTTGGACATCAAGGTGATGCTGCGCACCGTCGCGGAAGTCTTCCGCGGCGGCGGGCGCTGA
- a CDS encoding LCP family protein, producing MLLGGAGMVAGGLYYRSVESSIERVDAFEGVPEESRPQTVATGAMNIMILGSDTRDPDNTSGSRTDTIILAHLPKDRSSAQLISIPRDTWVSVPRSPQGRGGRDAKINAAYAWGGVPLMVQTVEKFTGVRIDHVSIVDFAGFKEIVDALGGIEITVEKAFTSRHSLNPDGRRDFAAGKQTMDGAAALDYARERYAFADGDFTRIKHQQQVIKSILDTAASGGTLASPTKLNSFVRATADAVAVDESMSLLDLGMELRHLRGGNLTFLTCPTKGTGTIGTESVVLADKEKAKQLFEAVRRDAVPEILAAAK from the coding sequence ATGCTGCTGGGTGGTGCCGGCATGGTGGCCGGCGGCCTCTACTACCGCTCCGTCGAGTCCAGCATCGAACGGGTCGACGCCTTCGAGGGTGTCCCGGAGGAGTCCCGCCCGCAGACCGTGGCGACAGGCGCCATGAACATCATGATCCTGGGCAGCGACACCCGGGACCCGGACAACACCTCCGGCTCGCGCACCGACACGATCATCCTGGCCCACCTGCCGAAGGACCGGTCGAGCGCCCAACTCATCTCGATCCCCCGCGACACCTGGGTGAGCGTGCCCAGGTCGCCGCAGGGGCGGGGCGGTCGGGACGCGAAGATCAATGCCGCGTACGCCTGGGGCGGCGTACCGCTCATGGTGCAGACGGTCGAGAAGTTCACAGGCGTCCGGATCGACCACGTGTCGATTGTCGATTTCGCCGGCTTCAAGGAAATTGTAGACGCGCTCGGCGGCATCGAGATCACCGTCGAGAAGGCGTTCACCTCGCGGCATTCGCTCAACCCGGACGGGCGGCGGGACTTCGCCGCCGGCAAGCAGACCATGGACGGTGCCGCAGCCCTGGACTACGCCCGCGAGCGGTACGCCTTCGCCGACGGCGACTTCACCCGCATCAAGCACCAGCAACAGGTCATCAAGTCCATTCTGGACACTGCCGCCTCCGGCGGCACCCTGGCCAGCCCCACCAAGCTGAACTCGTTCGTCCGGGCCACCGCCGACGCGGTGGCGGTCGACGAGTCGATGTCCCTGTTGGACCTCGGGATGGAGCTGCGCCACCTGCGCGGCGGCAACCTGACCTTCCTCACCTGCCCCACCAAGGGCACCGGCACCATCGGCACCGAGAGCGTGGTGCTTGCTGACAAGGAGAAGGCCAAGCAACTCTTCGAAGCGGTGCGCCGCGATGCGGTTCCGGAGATTCTCGCCGCCGCCAAGTAG
- a CDS encoding class I SAM-dependent methyltransferase: MDAVKLRRALARTRLAPVAAFPKRLAAVARYDAKVLRVSARWLVASREHHNYTYELTRLSRSHLAWFVSVVCDLPVGQVRDYLTEIESDDELRRHVASATAAAARRGLADKQVRYARRIGWYAIVRARRPKHIVETGVDKGLGSCVLAAALLRNAAEGHPGRVSSIDINPEAGYLARTAPWSDVIDLVIGDSVESIGALEQPVDLFLHDSDHSRGYERREFEAVEAKLAPGAMLLTDNVTHTNVLAKHAEATGRRFLAYRETPANHWYPGDGIGVAW, translated from the coding sequence GTGGACGCCGTCAAGTTGCGTCGGGCGTTGGCCCGTACGCGCCTCGCCCCTGTAGCCGCCTTTCCGAAACGCCTGGCCGCGGTAGCCCGTTACGACGCCAAGGTGTTGCGGGTCTCCGCCCGCTGGTTGGTCGCCTCCCGGGAACATCACAACTACACCTACGAGCTGACCCGACTCAGCCGCAGCCACCTCGCCTGGTTCGTCAGCGTCGTGTGTGACCTGCCGGTCGGGCAGGTCCGGGACTATCTGACCGAGATCGAGTCGGATGACGAGCTGCGTCGGCACGTCGCCTCGGCCACCGCGGCCGCCGCGCGTCGCGGCCTTGCCGACAAGCAGGTCCGGTACGCCCGCCGCATCGGCTGGTACGCGATCGTGCGGGCCCGCCGGCCGAAGCACATCGTGGAGACCGGTGTGGACAAGGGGCTGGGCAGCTGCGTACTGGCCGCCGCCCTGCTGCGCAACGCGGCCGAGGGCCATCCGGGCCGGGTCAGCTCCATCGACATCAACCCCGAGGCCGGTTACCTGGCCCGCACGGCACCCTGGTCGGACGTGATCGACCTGGTCATCGGCGACTCGGTCGAGTCGATCGGCGCGCTGGAGCAGCCGGTCGACCTGTTCCTGCACGACAGCGACCACAGTCGAGGGTACGAGCGGCGCGAGTTCGAGGCGGTCGAGGCGAAGCTGGCCCCGGGAGCGATGCTGCTCACCGACAACGTCACCCACACCAACGTGCTTGCCAAGCACGCCGAGGCCACCGGCCGTCGGTTCCTCGCGTACCGGGAGACGCCAGCCAACCACTGGTACCCGGGCGACGGCATCGGCGTGGCCTGGTAG
- a CDS encoding expansin EXLX1 family cellulose-binding protein, which yields MTDGTDGPAARTAAKRSHRSRWLAGGAVAALATVLGLTLALRSGAAPACAAPPRLGSALPVAAGALLAPPAAGKTQQGKATFYDSKGAGGNCSYPAAPADRHYVALGPSEYADGAACGGYLDVTGPKGTIRVLVMDQCPECAPGHVDLSREAFARIADPVQGIVKVSYRLVADPPLTGPLTFRIKEGASQYWFAVLVAGHGNPLRSVEVRQGSSGGWRAASRESYNYWLIDSGAGPGPYQIRVTDTQGHRATATGIRMSPGKVQRSTVRMYGGAPAASAAPRPSSASPKPSPSPKPSASATAEPTPSGTVASADPTPSATAPVDGAALAAADPLPAPGCG from the coding sequence GTGACCGACGGTACGGACGGCCCCGCCGCGCGGACAGCAGCCAAGCGCTCCCACCGGAGCCGCTGGCTGGCCGGCGGGGCCGTGGCCGCGCTCGCCACAGTCCTGGGGCTCACCCTCGCGCTGCGCTCGGGCGCCGCGCCCGCATGTGCTGCCCCGCCGCGCCTCGGCAGTGCGCTGCCGGTCGCCGCCGGTGCGTTGCTCGCCCCGCCCGCCGCCGGCAAGACGCAGCAGGGCAAGGCCACCTTCTACGACTCGAAGGGTGCGGGCGGGAACTGCTCCTATCCCGCGGCCCCCGCCGACCGGCACTACGTCGCGCTCGGCCCGAGCGAGTACGCCGACGGTGCCGCCTGCGGCGGATACCTCGACGTGACCGGGCCGAAGGGCACGATCCGCGTGCTGGTCATGGACCAGTGCCCGGAGTGCGCCCCCGGCCACGTCGACCTGTCCCGGGAGGCGTTCGCCCGGATCGCCGACCCGGTGCAGGGCATCGTCAAGGTCAGCTACCGCCTGGTGGCCGACCCGCCGCTGACCGGCCCGCTCACCTTCCGGATCAAGGAGGGCGCGTCGCAGTACTGGTTCGCCGTCCTGGTCGCCGGGCACGGCAACCCGCTGCGCTCGGTCGAGGTGCGCCAGGGCAGCTCGGGCGGGTGGCGGGCGGCCAGCCGGGAGAGCTACAACTACTGGCTGATCGACTCGGGCGCCGGTCCCGGGCCGTACCAGATCCGGGTCACCGACACCCAGGGGCACCGGGCCACCGCCACCGGCATCCGGATGTCCCCCGGCAAGGTCCAGCGCAGCACGGTCCGGATGTACGGCGGCGCCCCGGCGGCGTCGGCGGCGCCCCGGCCGTCCTCGGCCAGCCCGAAGCCGAGCCCCAGCCCGAAGCCGAGCGCCAGCGCGACGGCCGAGCCCACGCCGTCCGGCACGGTCGCGAGCGCCGATCCCACGCCCTCGGCAACGGCCCCGGTGGACGGTGCGGCGTTGGCGGCGGCCGACCCGCTGCCGGCCCCGGGCTGCGGCTGA
- a CDS encoding GNAT family N-acetyltransferase, protein MSLRFVLDAELTPELRTAIVALWVDVTNAGGAVGFVAPVTAEQVRTIADPTLAGIADGPDRLLLGYDGDRLVAMAIFTDPRFHLKPHLRVLTRVMVHPDTQGRGFGEALMREAERVARGLGLAALHVTVRDGLGLDRFYRRLGYREVGRWPGALRVAPGDDRDEVLMWLDLTGEPGARR, encoded by the coding sequence GTGAGTCTGCGCTTCGTCCTCGACGCCGAACTGACCCCTGAGCTGCGTACGGCGATCGTCGCGCTCTGGGTCGACGTCACCAACGCCGGCGGCGCGGTCGGCTTCGTGGCTCCGGTCACCGCCGAGCAGGTACGCACGATCGCCGATCCGACGCTGGCCGGCATCGCGGACGGTCCGGACCGGCTGCTGCTCGGATACGACGGCGACCGCCTGGTGGCCATGGCGATCTTCACCGATCCACGGTTCCACCTGAAGCCGCACCTGCGGGTGCTGACCCGGGTGATGGTCCATCCCGACACGCAGGGGCGCGGCTTCGGCGAGGCGCTCATGCGCGAGGCCGAGCGGGTGGCCCGGGGCCTGGGGCTGGCGGCGTTGCACGTGACCGTGCGGGACGGGTTGGGGTTGGACCGGTTCTACCGGCGGCTCGGCTACCGCGAGGTGGGCCGCTGGCCCGGCGCGCTGCGGGTCGCCCCCGGCGATGACCGCGACGAGGTGCTCATGTGGCTCGATCTGACCGGCGAACCCGGCGCTCGTCGCTGA
- the bcp gene encoding thioredoxin-dependent thiol peroxidase, with the protein MTAPVRLSPGDPAPEFTLPTDAGGQVTLADLRGRRVILYAYPAAMTPGCTKQACDFRDSLASLQAAGYEVVGISPDKPEKLAKFRERDAITFPLVADTDKAVLTAYGAYGEKQSYGRTVTGVIRSTFVIDEDGKIERALYNVKATGHVAKLRRDLGLD; encoded by the coding sequence ATGACCGCACCCGTTCGCCTCTCCCCCGGTGACCCGGCCCCCGAGTTCACCCTGCCCACCGACGCCGGCGGGCAGGTCACCCTGGCCGACCTGCGCGGTCGCCGGGTGATCCTGTACGCGTACCCGGCGGCGATGACCCCCGGCTGCACCAAGCAGGCCTGCGACTTCCGCGACTCGCTCGCCTCGCTCCAGGCCGCGGGCTACGAGGTGGTGGGCATCTCGCCGGACAAGCCGGAGAAGCTGGCGAAGTTCCGCGAGCGCGACGCGATCACCTTCCCGCTCGTGGCCGACACCGACAAGGCGGTGCTCACCGCCTACGGGGCGTACGGCGAGAAGCAGTCCTACGGGCGTACCGTCACCGGCGTGATCCGCTCGACGTTCGTCATCGACGAGGACGGCAAGATCGAGCGGGCGCTCTACAACGTGAAGGCCACCGGGCACGTCGCCAAGCTCCGCCGCGACCTCGGGCTGGACTGA